The Haliotis asinina isolate JCU_RB_2024 chromosome 2, JCU_Hal_asi_v2, whole genome shotgun sequence genomic interval CAACATCATAACAAcaaatatgctacgattaaaagtaTGATAGCGCTTAACTGACCCTGAGTTGTGGGGACTTacttaccctctcaggaggacaataatttacaatactttaaacaaccactaacaatctatCTTGATTATCTGAACTACCATAACTTTATCTACTTACAAACCATGTACACATGCACGAAAGTTAAGCGCCGCTGTTTTCATATCgtcttgatttcaccactgaagatcagaaatacaaactacTCGTAGATGATCATTGAATGAAGCTACATAAAAATAACTGAAgcgcgcgtaaaatcaatttaatgacagtaactataagtagttACATGTAACCCCTTCACCTTCGTCGGCCTGGTGGCCGTCCGATAGAGCGTCTGCCTTCTGAGCTGTGATTTACGGTTCCAGTCTCGCTTAGAATGAACATTTCTGTAGTGAGTTTAAACTTGAGCGAtaattttcagttgatttcaaatactcatgtatcatttgaatgttgatgttcattaAATGTTAGAAAAAGTAAAaactgggaagcggtcttactaacgaaaagtaaaacttgtccctccaaaacaaaaaaaaaacttcaATTGTGGCTATTCTGGGAAAAGAAGAGATGatctaatatatagtgagaagctcACGTCAggtttatatttattattaatacctacttgttTGTCCTCCTTTTTCTACATCAGAGCACGCGTACGGGTATAGGAACTagttgtagctttataatctgaatgTGGAATGATAAGTGGTGTTACAGAGATGTCGTgtgctgccttggcaggaaAATCGGCCACtgtgttacctgaaatgccAGGGTGGCTGGGCAGTCAtcaaaagacgatgtcgaaCTGGCcaatagcaagatcattatattgttaaaagcggatgtttacatCGTGGAGGTTTTGTAAGGTTACATAATGAACAGAGAATCGAATGGCGTGAGATAAAATGTCGCAGAATCGGATTAAACAATGCTTTTGAAAAAAGTAGCAATACATATAATTGGATATGGCCAAACACAGACTCAGTCATGGTTGCGGTGCTATTAATTTTCATGGGTTCATTTACCAGAAGCGAATGCTTGACGTCACTGTATGTCTTGCGTAGTTCTTCAGTTGTGAGTACCAGTATCAGTGGACGATCGGGGCCTAGATTTGGTGCAGAATGTCGTGCTTGACAATGCATATCAAATCGTGCTTGCGGCGGTAGGATCTAGACTAGAGTAGTTATCAGTGAGAGATAAGAAGTTCATTATGCATGTGTACAGATGCCACCTGTATTCTACGGTAGACGTCTTCCAATTACATTGCTGATGGTTtattgaataatttatatttgtCATGAGTTACGAATCAGTACATAATCATATGGAAACGATTATTGGACACAATTTGCACGTATCCACGTTCGTTCCTGTTGACATCCCTCGATAATCAACGTACATATTTtaatatgacatttatattggtTGGATAGTGGTTTCTTGTTTTACTCCGCGCTCACCACtgtcaagtctggatcagataatccagtgagtTAAGAtgtgatcatcgatctacgcaattcggCTACGATGGCATATTTCAACCACGTGAGCAAGACTGAGCATCCTTTCCTGTTacttgcctcttatgacaagcatgggttactgaagatcagttctaacccggatcttcgtaGGCAGATATTTAAGTTCACATACTCACGTGTGAAATCAAATTCGAAAGACTGAGTGTGGAAAGTATAAATGTAAAAAGTGATTCAAAATGGCGTGTTTACAGACGATTGCAGATAAGGTTGTGGTTGGAACAGCGTTATGACGCAATGGTACACTGTGCAGCTTATGTCGCGTTGAAAGAACATCATCTGGAGTTGAACAGTTTCTCTGTACTGACTCATGTGAATCATTATAACCAGGGAGACATTAAAGTTAGCACACGGATGAATACTTTAAAGAATGATTAACTTTATTAAATGCACGTGCCTACAATGTAAACATGAATTCGCAAAGAACAGAATGAAAGTATAAATCCAGGTAGGACGGTAGCCTTTAAGAAGATCACTAACCACCTGGAAGACCACTGAGGAGAAAGAGATAGATTTTGGTGACAGCTTCTCCATCAATACCATCCTGCCAGAACACATCAGTTTTGTCCCCTCCCCATAATGTGTCAGTTGGCTTCAGGTGTCCGGTTGGATTGCACTTTGGGGGGTTGGCGTGCCAGAAGCCAGACTTTGTCAACCCAACTGCTCCGGATGAGTGGTCCACATCTAGGGTACTGAAGAGCGTGGCGTTCGCAAGACATCCTGCTGGAAGTTGCACCCATTGTGTGTTAGGGACACTGTATGAAAAGGTCATCTTGTAGTCGTCTACTTCCGGCCCAACAAGGAAGTCAATGTAGAACCGTTGTGCGAGTTTATTAAATATGTCAATGCCTGGTGTCCAAAGTTCAGCAACAAGGTCTTGTCGTCTGCCACTAGTTATATAATGTACATTGTCATTACCCAGCCAGTGGTCACCCGAGAGACTGCCGAAACCTGTTTTGTAGTCCTGCCACGTTCTGGTGAAGTTCTCTGTTCCTGAAGACTGCTTCATGAGTAACGTCCTTCCCCCATATTGCATATCACAATGGACCTTGATCGGTTTGGGGGCACCGTTCGGTTGGCAAAGGAAGTTAGCGTTTTGGTTCACATAGTAACTGTAGAAATTCCCCTCGGTGCAGTCTGCAACATACAAAGTAAAGAGTGTTGGTATAACAGACACTTCTACTGCTGCTCCAACTGCTGCTTCTACTGCTCCTCCCGCTGCTGTGTGTTCACAACGCATCATCCTCAGATTGTTTGGgaaaactttccacgtttttaaccGTAGAATACGCCTCTTGtaatatatggctagatttcctaaattgtTAACGGCTAAAGCGATGGTGTATATCCCGCTAgtgtccatgcaggaagcaagtgtactgtaagtccccatggtctttggtatggtgatctaccttcagttgtcggcAATAATATATAGCTTGTTTTTGCCTTCCTTTGTCATACAtaggtgagcgagtgagttactatttaacgtcacatcggcaatatttcagccatatcgtggcgagaacatgtttcatgttgaaaagaaatatgtgtatattttacaacacctgtcgtcaaaggacagtaaaacaactaggatatcacagttacgaatatatcttgtatggaaagttaaaacaagTAGCAGTATTtggtcaaaacaaaataaagtaCGGAcaatagatcaccaacaactcaaggcagatcaccatactaatgACCATGTCATCAATAGGTAATTGTTTTAGACCTCATTGCCAGTTTTAAATCCGAATCTGTGCTAATCCagctgttttactgtttttTGTTGACAGGCtgtataatatttatgtattaatGATGTCTTAAAACTTGTTTTattcactatatggctgaagtattgccaGTGTGATATTAAATTTTAACTGACTCACAGCGCATATGCTAGAGGAAGACTGTCTTGAAGCTTGACCCAGTTTGACTTGACCTTCGACATACCTTGCATGAGTCTCTCGCAATAATCACCGACGTAGCCACCGTAACAGATGCAGGTCCTCCTTGAAACATCATAGTCACCACcgtgaaaacaagggttgttcATCTGTGAATGACAAAACACCTTTAATATTCGATGTTTGAAGGTCAAAACTATgtgacacgtgaaggtccggggtagaacagaccttcagcaacccatgcttgccatgaaaggcgactaagcttgtcggaggaggcgactaacgggatcgggtggtcaggttcgctgacttggttgacacatgtcatcggttcccaattgcgcagatcgatgttcatgttgttgatcactggattgtctggtctggtgtaaaactaaacttactcactcaaaacTATGTACTGCAACGCCACCGAAGAATTACATTACGATCTATTAAGATATTGACAGAGCAACGTCTCCAAGAAACGCTGAATCTAAGAATCAGTGGGCATCTTTGGGTTTGACATCACGTACCCGTCAAAGGCGTGAGATTAGTTGTACACCGCCTttggcaatatcacggagggaacacccagaaatgggtttcatacttGTGCCCATTTGAGGAATCGAAAACGGGTCTTCAGTGTAGTGTGACGAGCGgaagccttaaccactaggctacccaaaggAAAGAAAATCCAAGAGTATGTATTTGTAAATGGTATGTGTGGCACTATATTGTTTGTGACAGTGTTCAGTGCTATATATATCATAGCTCACATCTAAAACCATCCTAAGGAAATTAACTTAATGATTTTGATAGCAGTGTAGTGAGGGTTATGATTCGGTGTTCTCACAAATCTGGTGAGGCTGTACCTTCCAGAAAACTGAAGAAGATGACCACGATATCCATGTCCCCAAGTACATACCATGCGCGTTATTGTTTAAATATGGATATCGCTTCAAGTAACTGATAAACCAAAACTTGACACTGTGTAAAAGAGGCGATAATACAAAAATGAGAGCTCGGTATCTGAGGAAGATGACAGTAGAAGGACATGAAATCGTGTGGCTTGATGAAGCGTGGGTAAATACTATGTTCTTATCGGTGGCAGCACCCAGATGCAGAAACACTAGAAGAATACCTCTTGGAGAAGGAGAGATACTCTAACTATTCATGCTGGCTCTCACTTGGTGTATCTTCCTGGACGTGATGTCGTTTTCAGAGCCAAATCCAAGTATAAACGGGAATACCACAGTGAACTAAGCTCTGCAGTGTTCACTGAATATGTGACTGGACAACTGATTCCAGCACTGGTTGACCATTCTGTGATGACGTTATCAGCTGCATTGACCCCAAGGATAAGTGTCCAAACTCTGCTCCCAGAAGGGGATATATATTGCTTGACTTGACAAACATGGCATCGAACATCTATGCAAATCAACAATAGCACAGCTGTACAGGATTATTCTTACACAAAATCAGCTATCTGTTTATGCACAAAAGAACAACTCGATTTTCTTAGCCGTCGTAAAACGTAATATGATCCACGAAATTTGTAACGTCCCAGCTTAATTGGGGAAAGATTGTGTTGATCACGTTTTTGCAAGTGGAAGACCAATACTGGCAAAAGAATGATTTGCAAACTGAAACTGTCACCCCATTGGTCATAAATCTACCAATGAAGTTGTGGGCGAGGTGGGTGACCCGGCTAAAGCGctaggctagtgatccagcgagggtgagattctggaTCGAGCACagctgtgaccgggtgtaaaaaagTCACCTTTGTGTttagactctttccgtgttgtcacaaccagTGGTGCACAGTACACAAaccttaaaagaacccacgaatccgttggtatatgaccagatggtggccacatgaacacgtccATATACCTAGCggcgggtacagcaacatgtagtgaacttggacaaagtactgtgactatctgtcccagtcctaccagctgtgaattgggtacctcgtgaggatgagagagtcacaatAAACTAGCTGCGCCTTGTGGCCTCAAGAGTTGTATACtacccagggagttgagattgattacacgatgtgacgttgagacGGGcgtccaatgatcgagggaaacaaataccagtgcCATAAGCAACTAACAGTTGCATgcatatgtgcactatataattATACTTTTTGAATAATAAGTCTCAATATGAAGATTGATATGTTCTCTTAACATGGCAAGTCTGTACTTCCTCACATTTGCAGTGTTGTGATGTTTGATGACCACCGTAAGTACTTGACTTTACTTTTTCAAGtaaataaaatgaataatttaAAACGTCTGCCTAAAATAAAAAATAGTTTGGTGATACAGTCAATTCTCAACATGTCCTTATACAATCATGACGATACCCAACCTGCACGTGCCACACACATTGTGGCATTTGTGGCTATTCCAGTACTAGCCAGTACTTCCTAGGGAAgatggttttgttttcagaaactTTATATGATAGTTTCTTAAGTAAAATCTTCAATAGTTGACATACGTTTTTGACATTTAACACTTTAAAAGGTCGTCATTTATCACTGTTGACTGAGTCAATTGAAGCTGGATACCTTTAGTTTTTGAAACGTAACTTGCAAAAACCGTTTTCAAAAAGTCAGTTTGACGGACAATAGTTACATCCGTCCTTACGAAACCAAGAGACAATTTCCATGGATATATAACGAGTAAAGCGACTCAGGTTTCTGTTTTTCTGGGTTGTTGTTTTAGATGCAATGCTAAAACATTTTCGAAATTAATGTAAATTTCATCATACAGGAACACTAGTCCTCTTGcgttttatgtattttgaaaagacCGACGTGGGTAAAAAATGTAATTACCGTTATGTCTTTGATGTAAATAGGGCATGCTTTTGTTCATCAGGGcatatatttgcctttgtgtCACGTGTAGCTTTGAACATTATTAATCCAAACCCTGCAAGAACAATGTCAACATAGACGTTTTAATGTCAGACTGATTTTGCCGTTTCCATATCTATCTGAATACAATGCTGTTGTTTACTGAATCCGTAATGGACACAAAAAGTCAAATGAAGTCATGTTGTTCTCTGTCAGGATAAATAGTAGTCTGTTAAAAAAGACAGCAAATACTATCTATGCTTTAATATGTACTGAAAAGCCATCTCATGGGATACTGCAGGCAACGTTTATTTTAAAACTTGGGGATATGTAATTCAAGTCAGTTATGCCCCACCATCCTTACTGTTTACTGTATTCATACGCGACAGCTTTGGTGCTGTAATTAGGAAAGTCGAAATAAGGTATTGGGGGTTACTTAAGATTGGGGTATACTAGTATGAATGTGATTATATCTTTCAATAAGGGTAAAATATCCTTTGTTTACACTGACTTGTGTTTGGAAAGATATTCGTCGTGCATATATATGCACGTATTGCAAGAGGCAAAAGGTG includes:
- the LOC137271629 gene encoding uncharacterized protein translates to MSLQGILSSTLLLSTICFGVSAEVLTKEFTRITTCDDITATTSVTVMTQRECAVACAGQDWCKSFSVTTTAPRFCYLHNEYLKAGVCEGQYKHYNDMNNPCFHGGDYDVSRRTCICYGGYVGDYCERLMQDCTEGNFYSYYVNQNANFLCQPNGAPKPIKVHCDMQYGGRTLLMKQSSGTENFTRTWQDYKTGFGSLSGDHWLGNDNVHYITSGRRQDLVAELWTPGIDIFNKLAQRFYIDFLVGPEVDDYKMTFSYSVPNTQWVQLPAGCLANATLFSTLDVDHSSGAVGLTKSGFWHANPPKCNPTGHLKPTDTLWGGDKTDVFWQDGIDGEAVTKIYLFLLSGLPGESRSYRGVTRTDKSKGATEELPGQTRVENLPEQTRAEELQRSYRDRPGRMSGEEEELLRQISVEELQKSCWDRPG